The genomic interval aaacaaacaactaaacacaaacagacaagcaaaagCACAAACTGGCAAGTACACAGAGATGAACACAACCTACCACTCAAAGTCATATTTGGTACAAGCACAACTTGTATTAGTAGCACGAGGTTGATTTTCTTTCCCACCATAACACCTACTCACATATCACTTAaactaaacacacaaaactaCCATCTAACACGCTAACAAACTATCCGCTGTTCGACGATAGAAAGTCTCTTTGTAACCAAACAAGCAACCACCACTGTTACCAGCAAGATGAGGGACGAATGATTTATAGTCGCTGTGTGTACCTGTAGACAAAGGACAATGTAAAAAATTAGAGTTAACACTGATgactgtgtctgcctgtctgtctgtctgtctgtctgtgtgcatgtgtgtgtgtgtgtgtgtgtgtgtgtgtgtgtgtgtgtgtgtgtgtgtgtgtgtgtgtgtgtgtgtgtgtgtgtgtgtgttctatgACTCGTTGGCTTTTCAATTATATTTCTACTTGTTACTTTGCAACTCCATCTTTCAGTTGATCTTATTTCATGCAGTTGAGTACAATGCATTGCTgcttcgtctgtctgtctatttgtctaccGGTCTGCCTAGTAAATCTGCATTCTTTTTtctaagtttgtttgtctgtctgtctgtctgtctgtctgtctgtctgtctgtctgtctgtctgtctgtcagtctgtcagccTCAAACCGACCATCTCATAAACGTCAAACATGTACTACTTCACTCCCCATCCTCTACTctaatcaacacaacacagcacTCCTCACATGGTCGTCGAAGAATGCTTCTAAAATCCAACGTGTTCACATGCCACATCCTGTCATCCTCCGTGTATCCCCACACAGCCGCATCAGTCGACGTAAGCGTCGGTTCAATCAACAACCCGGTGAAGTGAAAACGCTCCGAAATAAACGTCGTCCAATGCCAACACAAACCCCAATCAAACGAATAGCTACAAAACAAATATCTACAATTCTATATCAAATTGCAgtaatcattaatattaactatatCTTTGTCTCTGCCCATCCACCGCCTGTTAGAGGCACAGCAAGGAGTAGACCCCCACTGTCTGCGATCACATAGTAATACGAACCATCAAACACCTGCAATAGGTAGtcataaaaatttatttaaaaatcATAAAAATTTAGTCACTTGACAAACCCGATTCCAGTTGTATCCTCCATCACTGCTAACATAGACACCAATATTATCGTATTTCAGTCCTTTTCCGGTGTTTCCTGTTCAGACGTTTTGTTATAATAAAAGTGAGTGTAACATTCGTGTAACTCGTGCTGCTGACCGTGTGCCATTACAAGACCGGGAGCGTTCTCATGACTGACAATTCCTTGAGAAATGTTCACTCCCTTGCTCTTGCTGAAGACATGGTGGAGATGAAGGAAGCACAAGCCCTACAGTCATACAACTTGACAGTCAAGCAACAAGCAGCCAATCATGTACAACAGACTGCAATAATTAGAGAGAAGACAACAGAGATACATAacctgtggtgtgtgtgcgagcatgtgtgcatacatgtgtgcgtgcatgtgtgcatacatgtgtgcgtgcatgtgtgtgtgtgtgtgtgtgtgtgtgtgtgtgtgtgtgtgtgtgtgtgtgtgtgtgtgtgtgtgtgtgtgtgtgtgtgtgtgtgttagactGTGAGTAGAGCAAACCTTTGATGAACTTGCACATTCACTTTCTGGTGCCTTCAGTGGCTGCCACCGACCGCCGCGATCGTAAGTAATCATAGACTGAAGAATATTGTCTATGCACAGACGTGTATTTGGTTAGCAAACCTGTCGCTGTGTAATCATATCAATCATCTACACACAcgtatacatgcacacacacacacacacgcacaacacacacacacacacgcacaacacacacacacacacacgcacaacacacacacacacacgcataacacacacacacacacacacacacacacacacacacacacacacacacacacacacacacacacacacacacgcataacacacacacacacacgcacgcataacacacacgcacacgcacgcataacacacacgcacacgcacgcataacacacacgcacacgcacgcataacacacacgcacacgcacgcataacacacacgcacacacacgcataacacacacgcacacgcacgcataacacacacgcacacgcacgcataacacacacgcacacgcacgcataacacacacgcacacgcacgcataacacacacgcacacgcacgcataacacacacgcacacgcacgcataacacacacgcacacgcacgcataacacacacgcacacgcacgcataacacacacgcacacgcacgcataacacacacgcacacacacgcataacacacacgcacacacacgcataacacacacgcacacacacgcataacacacacgcacacacacgcataacacacacgcacacacacgcataacacacacgcacacacacgcataacacacacgcacacacacgcataacacacacgcacacacacgcataacacacacgcacacacacgcataacacacacgcacacacacgcataacacacacgcacacacacgcataacacacacgcacacacacgcataacacacacgcacgcgcataacacacacgcacgcgcacgcgcacacgcacgcgcacgcgcgcacacacacacacacacacacacacacacacacacacacacacacacacacacacacacacacacacacacacacacacacacacacacacacacacacacacacacacacacacacacacacacacacacacacacacacacacacacacacacacacacacacacacacacacacacacacacacacacacacacacacacacacacacacacacacacacacacacacacacacacacacacacacacacacacacacacacacacacacacacacacacacacacacacacacacacacacacacacacacacacacacacacacacacacacacacacacacacacacacacacacacacacacacacacacacacacacacacacacacacacacacacacacacacacacacacacacacacacacacacacacacacacacacacacacacacacacacacacacacacacacacacacacacacacacacacacacacacacacacacacacacacacacacacacacacacacacacacacacacacacacacacacacacacacacacacacacacacacacacacacacacacacacacacacacacacacacacacacacacacacacacacacacacacacacacacacacacacacacacacacacacacacacacacacacacacacacacacacacacacacacacacacacacacacacacacacacacacacacacacacacacacacacacacacacacacacacacacacacacacacacatgcacacacaccatttatAACGATGCTTGTGATGTATGTTCCTCTAATTGATCTCACTTTATAGAAGTCCGTCATCCCAGATACAAACTAAACCAAAAACATACAGTCAATTCTAATGCAATACAACTTAACAGATACCAACCAAATGATTGTCTAAGACACGAACAAAGTGAACTCCACTGCCATCAGACGCGTAGATAGCTCCACGGCCAGGATCTAGAACACGGTGAATCACATGAAGaaacactaaagtgctaaaccctcaacTTCAAGGCAACAGAGAACAGCTACTTCACACACAAGGAACGACATGCGCAAATAGACTGCCAGGGTGTACAGTGGTGGTACACTAACTAACAtcagcaataacaatgagGGCATGCGCTACATTCCAATTGGCTGCCTGTCTACTGAaacactactgtaaccctaacACATGCCGCCTTGACTTAATAATCATTGATTTATGTGTTTCACTATTACTGACTTTACCCGTTCCAACAGCAACATGTAGGAAAATGAGACCTTCTGAGGCATCCAGGAAGTGATAGAACTAAACGTGCAACACAAAATGTTAGAACAGCAAAGAACCACGTACAGTtgatactatatatatacactttgtacaatatatatatatatatatatatatatatatatacacacagactgtataatacacacacacacacgcatgcacgcacgcatgcacgcacgcatgcacgcacgcacacatgcacacatgcacgcacacacacacacacacacacacacacacacacacacacacacacacacacacacacacacacacacacacacacacacacacacacacacacacacacacacacacacacacacacacacacacacacacacacacacacacagacacactatgaacaatatatatatatatatatatatatatatatatatatatatatatacacacacacacacacacacacacacacacactttgtttTTATGTGACAAAAGGTGCGTGCATTGTGTGTCCAGTATGTGTACCACATCGCATAATAGAACGCATGCAATAGACACACTTCTGTTTTGTTGGCTTCTGGCAGTTGCACTTTGTTCCAATGATTACCGCCGTCTTCACTCACATTCAAACCACGAATCTCCTACAAAAGACAATAACAACTATCACAAtaattctgtgtgtgtgtgtgtgtgtgtgcatgtgtgtgcatgtgtgtgtgtgtgtgtgtgtgtgtgtgtgtgtgtgtgtgtgtgtgtgtgtgtgtgtgtgtgtcatgtgtgtgtgtgtgtgtgtgtgtgtgtgtgtgtgtgtgtgtgtcacgtacAGGTTCTCGTTGCCTGTTCTCAGCAGAAGAAAGAATAATGAACTTTCCTTCCGCAACAAACTGATGAATACCAGCAAACGCAACTACCACCAAACAACATCACACATGATTACCTCCACATCCACAACATCCTATACATACCTTTAGCATCCACTCTACTTTGGTCAAGACTATCAAATCGATGTAAGTCAGCAAGACTACCAGACACGTCTGCGCCTGCACACGATcaacgcacatacacacacacacacacacacacacacacacaagacaacatcatgggcgtggtcataccTCGTTTAACGACAGTTGCATACGCACTGTAAGGTAATGTATGCGGATCAACCctgaaacaacacacacatacacgtcaGTCAGAGTTCAGATTAAATGAGATGCTGTGGTAACTACTGGCACAAGCCAATGGCAATACCAATCATTCTGTCACAATTCTGTAACACAACAACTTTTGCTCTGAATGCTTTATTTAatgtttaaaattaattaattatttaaaaaattaaattacattatttgttcaatatttaaatataatttaattattaaattaattttatttaaattaattgttattttaattatttaattgatattaaaatacACTTAACCATTTGagatgtcactactccataaaattaaatcaataaaaatattaatataattaaaattaaatataattaattaaagcactTAATTGATTATTACTATAATAGTCCAATAGTTATACGTacagcctggtttacaatatgacgctgacaACGCTCACGAGAACGCTGGCAAGATGCCGAGTAGAtgtcaaaatgctgacgcAGATGCTgtgtaccatttacaatatcatttgatGAGCGTCAGTGACGAGCCactacgcgcatgctcatcataatcgtatgaatacaaaagtctgtgatttggttttcgTTTCCTCTCGCACCAAGTTGTCATGGAGATGCTTCCACATTTTTGGGCAGTCTGCTGCTGGGAGCCTGGTTTTTCCGATACGTTTTTCCAAGCATTTCTTGCACCTCACCTCTCTAGACCTCCATGACTTGATCTGCTACAATCAGCCGTACCTAAACGTGTACTTTCGGTACgcttctcttccatagtttacttccggttatttcACTCCCGGATTTGATCTCTCATTTGTCTACAAAAGACACGTGCTTCCGGTAGACGCTAgagcacttccggtttggacGCTACActtgaacttgaatcaactctagcgtcggcGACGCTGACGACGGTGACAACGCTCGTGACGCGACGTGCGAgtatttacaatatgacgcctgcCTTAACGTCATCGCGAGCGTTCTCGCCAGAGTCCTCAAGCGTcgccagcgtcatattgtaaacctagcttacTTTACACTGTATATTATTTCTTGAAACAATGAATCACTCACATACCACTCGTAATTATCCACAATGCCACCCGTCATCAACAACTTCCATTTAAACCCAAAATTTTGACTGTAATAAAGCTGTGACATAAAACAATGATGTGCTACACTGTTGTGCATGTGGACTATTAAATGTACTGACAGCTCCTTGACGTGATAGAGCAAGGAGatattgtttgtcttttgggTGGAATTTGATGTTGTAGACCGTAAACGAAAGGTCAACTTTACCAAAATGATCTCCGCCGTCTTTCGAGATGTAGATGCGAGATCGATTGAACACAATCAGAATAACCTAGATATAACAACCCAGTAACAGATATCAATTATAGTTTAATCATAGATATCAATCTGTCTTTTGtatgtctatccatctgtctgtctgtccatctgtctgttcaactttctgtctgtctgtccatcagccTGTTCAAATTTTTGaatgtctgcccatctgtttgtccatctgtctaccttagagcagatgacagaataccctagaa from Corticium candelabrum chromosome 22, ooCorCand1.1, whole genome shotgun sequence carries:
- the LOC134197525 gene encoding sortilin-like, which encodes MSVSVHFLLVWSLLISHSVSLSMYKSHRQRSSTRRSTLISKLSASIRKRNDVSVSTLEGPPGIDLLKKCYKTPISAGRVDITVETHNFVNETHKAMEVQWVGNNRKGILALATSSYAVFTIAGIRRVASPSRLWKSNDGRTFKDISHAIKQEVILDDRGMLRSPLDPAYVILIVFNRSRIYISKDGGDHFGKVDLSFTVYNIKFHPKDKQYLLALSRQGALYYSQNFGFKWKLLMTGGIVDNYEWVDPHTLPYSAYATVVKRGADVSGSLADLHRFDSLDQSRVDAKVAFAGIHQFVAEGKFIILSSAENRQREPEIRGLNVSEDGGNHWNKVQLPEANKTEFYHFLDASEGLIFLHVAVGTDPGRGAIYASDGSGVHFVRVLDNHLFVSGMTDFYKVRSIRGTYITSIVINDNILQSMITYDRGGRWQPLKAPESECASSSKGLCFLHLHHVFSKSKGVNISQGIVSHENAPGLVMAHGNTGKGLKYDNIGVYVSSDGGYNWNRVFDGSYYYVIADSGGLLLAVPLTGGGWAETKIYYSFDWGLCWHWTTFISERFHFTGLLIEPTLTSTDAAVWGYTEDDRMWHVNTLDFRSILRRPCTHSDYKSFVPHLAGNSGGCLFGYKETFYRRTADSLCYGGKENQPRATNTSCACTKYDFECDYGYHYDHHGNCIKEPNFRVSASMYCHPGQATYHKTLGYRHVPGDNCRGGVIDQFVSQETEECNGANGHKIESHGGKDKSPSVPNEAGGNSKIEKKKKGGGVNVAATVLIPLALVVVVIGAFFVYKKCWNRDSSKFDYKYSMLAQENEYSRKDLLSTEDDGDDDDL